From the genome of Devriesea agamarum, one region includes:
- a CDS encoding ABC transporter permease, whose translation MTSPGELQQTERTEANIDVPRQTEQTAPRRKGRASHAGLRFLFQRLVTYIIVAISAVILNFVLPRFMPGDPATQMIRDIVAKTGAPPSGYQLQLIKARYGDPDRSILLQFWDYIWQLLHFDLGRSVQYYPLTVTELIGKAIPWTFYLAIASTILGWIIGTYLGARLGWRPGRRLDAIVTPASMFFSSIPAFWLGLLIVWFFAYDNGWFPNQGSYDNSIPINLFDPAFLGSVLYHSVLPFATLIIVGFAGWMFSMRNMMITTVNEDYVQLARAKGLTQSRIRNRYAARNALLPNFTGLAQRIGGSLTAVVLAETVFFYPGIGSLLQGAQGARDYPVMQGIMLIFIFMTLFFNFIADSVYVVLDPRTRESR comes from the coding sequence GTGACCAGTCCAGGTGAGCTACAGCAGACCGAACGCACCGAGGCAAACATCGACGTGCCCAGGCAGACGGAACAGACCGCGCCGCGGCGCAAAGGCCGCGCCAGCCATGCCGGCCTACGGTTCCTATTCCAAAGGCTTGTGACCTACATCATCGTCGCAATCTCTGCTGTCATATTGAACTTCGTCCTACCGCGGTTCATGCCCGGCGACCCAGCCACGCAGATGATCCGAGACATCGTGGCTAAGACCGGCGCCCCGCCAAGTGGCTATCAGTTACAGCTCATCAAAGCCCGATATGGCGATCCCGACCGGTCAATCCTGCTCCAGTTTTGGGACTACATCTGGCAACTGCTGCACTTTGACCTGGGACGATCCGTTCAGTACTACCCACTCACGGTCACGGAGTTGATCGGCAAAGCCATCCCCTGGACCTTCTATCTTGCGATCGCATCCACCATCCTGGGCTGGATCATCGGAACGTATCTCGGGGCCCGACTCGGGTGGAGGCCAGGCCGCCGCCTCGACGCCATCGTCACCCCGGCATCCATGTTCTTCTCCTCCATCCCCGCCTTCTGGCTCGGCCTGCTGATCGTCTGGTTCTTCGCCTACGACAACGGCTGGTTCCCCAATCAAGGGTCATATGACAACTCGATACCCATCAACCTCTTCGACCCCGCGTTCCTCGGCTCCGTGCTGTACCACTCGGTCCTGCCCTTTGCGACGTTGATCATCGTCGGATTCGCCGGCTGGATGTTCAGCATGCGCAACATGATGATCACAACCGTCAACGAAGACTACGTCCAGCTTGCCCGCGCAAAAGGGCTCACCCAAAGCCGCATCCGCAACCGCTACGCAGCCCGCAACGCTCTGCTACCCAACTTCACCGGACTCGCGCAGCGCATCGGCGGCTCCCTCACCGCCGTTGTGCTCGCGGAAACCGTGTTCTTCTACCCCGGAATCGGCTCGCTACTTCAGGGCGCGCAAGGGGCCCGCGACTACCCGGTCATGCAGGGGATCATGCTGATCTTTATCTTCATGACACTCTTCTTCAACTTCATTGCGGACTCCGTCTACGTCGTCCTCGACCCGCGCACGCGAGAATCACGGTGA